The following are from one region of the Hymenobacter sp. YIM 151858-1 genome:
- a CDS encoding sensor histidine kinase, protein MFNLNLSSRTIAVIIALLAAGVLTTFAFLAPTLPFQQAVLAGGVTVAACFLLLYLSFEALLFREINNIYAGLELVKRKEFRKLSSRFLFRPEPLKRIREEILDMAVRRQKELDDLKRLQQLRSEFLADVSHELKTPIFAAQGFVYTVLDAGEDEEFIREKFLLKAASALDALDALVQDLVTISQLEKGVVRMRKQRFDLVLLVHEIFDQLELKAGKRQMTLHLQPTDLPLEGVQVLADRNRIRQVLINLIDNAIKYGREQGNITVRLRASAKAVRIAVHDDGEGIPEEHQRRIFERFYRIDKSRARGAADAGGSGLGLAISKHIVEAHKSTIKVRSAVGEGTTLEFKLPRPKGTAAEHEPA, encoded by the coding sequence GTGTTCAACCTCAACCTTTCCTCCCGCACCATTGCCGTCATCATTGCCTTGCTGGCGGCGGGGGTGCTCACTACGTTTGCTTTTCTGGCGCCTACCCTGCCGTTTCAGCAGGCGGTGCTGGCAGGCGGCGTAACCGTAGCGGCGTGCTTTCTGCTGCTGTATTTGTCGTTTGAGGCGCTGCTGTTCCGCGAAATCAACAACATTTACGCCGGGCTCGAGCTGGTTAAGCGCAAGGAGTTCCGGAAGCTTTCCAGCCGTTTTCTGTTTCGGCCCGAGCCGCTGAAACGCATCCGCGAGGAAATCCTCGACATGGCCGTGCGGCGCCAAAAGGAGCTCGACGACCTGAAACGCCTGCAGCAGCTACGCTCGGAGTTTCTGGCCGATGTATCGCACGAGCTGAAAACGCCCATTTTCGCGGCCCAGGGCTTTGTGTACACCGTGCTCGACGCGGGCGAAGACGAGGAGTTTATCCGCGAGAAGTTTTTGCTGAAAGCCGCCTCGGCCCTCGATGCGCTGGATGCGCTGGTGCAGGACCTCGTCACGATTTCGCAGCTCGAGAAAGGCGTGGTGCGCATGCGCAAACAGCGCTTCGATCTGGTGCTGCTGGTGCACGAAATCTTCGACCAGCTGGAGCTGAAAGCCGGCAAGCGCCAGATGACCTTGCACCTGCAGCCCACCGACTTGCCCCTGGAGGGCGTGCAGGTGCTGGCCGACCGCAACCGCATCCGGCAGGTGCTCATCAACCTCATCGACAACGCCATTAAGTACGGCCGCGAGCAGGGCAACATCACGGTGCGCCTGCGGGCCTCGGCCAAGGCCGTGCGCATTGCTGTGCACGACGACGGCGAGGGCATACCCGAGGAGCACCAGCGCCGCATCTTCGAACGCTTTTACCGCATCGATAAAAGCCGGGCGCGCGGCGCGGCCGATGCCGGTGGCTCGGGCCTGGGTTTGGCCATCAGCAAGCACATTGTGGAGGCGCACAAATCAACCATTAAAGTGCGCAGCGCCGTGGGCGAGGGCACCACGCTCGAGTTTAAGCTGCCCCGCCCCAAAGGCACGGCCGCCGAGCACGAGCCGGCGTAA
- the recA gene encoding recombinase RecA, with protein sequence MAATTDKTVNQNAEKLKALQLTMDKLDKAYGKGTVMKLSDNKVGDIPAISTGSLGLDIALGIGGLPKGRIVEIYGPESSGKTTLTMHAIAEAQKKGGIAAFIDAEHAFDPIYAQKLGIDTENLIISQPDNGEQALEIADQLISSGAIDICVIDSVAALVPKGELEGDMGDSKVGLHARLMSQALRKLTGTINKTGCLCIFINQLREKIGVMFGSPETTTGGNALKFYASVRLDIRRIGQIKEDKDNVTGNRTKVKVVKNKVAPPFKVVEFDIIYGEGISKVGEILDLATDMGIIAKSGSWFSYNGNRLGQGREGVKTILHDNPELADEIEAKVRAMAKGEPEALEAVIPVDMSGPEDGEDTL encoded by the coding sequence ATGGCTGCAACCACTGACAAGACGGTGAACCAGAACGCCGAGAAACTCAAGGCGCTTCAGCTCACGATGGACAAGCTCGACAAGGCCTACGGCAAGGGCACCGTTATGAAGCTGAGCGACAACAAGGTGGGCGACATTCCCGCCATCAGCACCGGTTCGCTTGGTCTCGACATTGCGCTGGGTATTGGCGGTTTGCCCAAAGGCCGTATCGTTGAGATTTACGGCCCCGAATCGTCGGGTAAAACCACGCTCACGATGCACGCCATTGCCGAAGCCCAGAAAAAGGGTGGCATTGCGGCCTTCATCGACGCCGAGCACGCCTTCGACCCCATCTACGCGCAGAAGCTGGGCATCGACACCGAAAACCTCATCATCTCGCAGCCCGACAACGGTGAGCAAGCCCTCGAAATCGCCGATCAACTGATTTCGTCGGGTGCCATCGACATCTGCGTAATCGACTCCGTGGCCGCGCTGGTGCCGAAAGGCGAACTGGAAGGCGACATGGGCGACTCGAAAGTGGGCCTGCACGCCCGCCTCATGTCGCAGGCGTTGCGTAAGCTCACCGGTACCATCAACAAAACCGGCTGCTTGTGCATCTTCATCAACCAGCTGCGCGAAAAGATTGGCGTGATGTTCGGCTCGCCCGAAACCACCACCGGTGGTAACGCCCTGAAGTTCTACGCTTCGGTACGCCTCGATATCCGCCGCATTGGCCAGATCAAGGAAGACAAAGACAACGTAACCGGCAACCGCACCAAGGTGAAGGTGGTGAAGAACAAAGTAGCGCCGCCCTTCAAGGTGGTGGAGTTCGACATCATCTACGGCGAGGGCATCTCGAAAGTGGGCGAAATCCTCGACCTCGCCACCGACATGGGCATCATCGCCAAATCGGGCTCGTGGTTCTCGTACAACGGCAACCGCCTGGGCCAGGGCCGCGAGGGCGTGAAAACCATTCTGCACGACAACCCCGAACTGGCCGACGAAATCGAAGCCAAAGTGCGGGCCATGGCCAAGGGCGAACCCGAGGCTTTGGAAGCCGTGATTCCGGTTGACATGAGCGGCCCCGAAGACGGCGAAGACACGCTCTAA
- the rplM gene encoding 50S ribosomal protein L13, which produces MDHLSFKTRSVNKASADKAWVIVDASAGTLGRVASQIANILRGKHKPSFTPNADCGDNVIVINADKLRVTGRKMTDKIYLRHTGYPGGQRSINLRDKMAKNSASVIEHAVKGMLQGNRLGREQFRNLFVYAGAEHPHEAQQPTEYKLTNL; this is translated from the coding sequence ATGGATCATCTGAGCTTTAAAACGCGCTCGGTGAACAAAGCCTCGGCCGATAAGGCCTGGGTTATTGTTGACGCTAGCGCCGGCACGCTCGGGCGAGTAGCCAGCCAGATTGCTAACATTCTGCGCGGCAAACACAAGCCCTCGTTCACGCCGAACGCCGACTGCGGCGACAACGTCATCGTCATCAACGCCGACAAACTGCGCGTTACTGGCCGTAAGATGACCGACAAAATCTACCTCCGCCACACCGGCTACCCCGGTGGTCAGCGCAGCATCAACCTGCGCGACAAAATGGCGAAGAACTCGGCTTCGGTTATCGAGCACGCGGTAAAAGGCATGCTGCAAGGCAACCGCCTGGGCCGTGAGCAGTTCCGCAACCTGTTTGTGTACGCCGGTGCCGAGCACCCGCACGAGGCGCAGCAGCCCACCGAGTACAAGCTCACCAACCTGTAA
- a CDS encoding SDR family NAD(P)-dependent oxidoreductase: MNRLQGKVAIVTGGGAGIGEAICKKFAKEGAAVVVCGFPEDPVQEVAQEIVKAGGRAVAFAGDVSKQEEAEACVKRAVKEFGQLDILINNAGVFPATATIDEYPVEAFQYMVKNNIYSCFMMTRAAIPQLQKTRGNIVSAGSEAGWMGIAENTPYGGTKAFIHAFMKGVATEQAKEGVRANCVCPGPVDTAWTHKETGPMSAKMEKQTVEGTPLGRRGTPEEVANVYLFLASDEASFVTGALYFVDGGVTNSKGPHGAEVPSKLKQEPAGELDLRHDMDGHAEIRKQDQWKHLG; encoded by the coding sequence ATGAACCGACTGCAAGGCAAGGTTGCCATTGTTACGGGCGGCGGGGCCGGTATCGGCGAGGCCATTTGTAAGAAGTTTGCCAAGGAAGGCGCCGCCGTGGTGGTCTGCGGATTTCCGGAAGACCCGGTGCAGGAAGTGGCCCAGGAAATCGTAAAAGCCGGCGGCCGCGCCGTGGCCTTCGCCGGTGATGTTTCGAAGCAGGAGGAAGCCGAGGCCTGTGTAAAGCGGGCCGTGAAGGAGTTCGGCCAGCTCGACATTCTGATTAACAACGCCGGCGTGTTTCCGGCCACCGCTACCATCGATGAATACCCCGTGGAGGCGTTTCAGTACATGGTGAAGAACAACATCTACTCCTGCTTCATGATGACGCGGGCCGCCATTCCGCAGCTCCAGAAAACCCGCGGCAACATCGTGTCGGCGGGTTCGGAGGCGGGCTGGATGGGCATTGCCGAAAACACGCCCTACGGCGGCACCAAGGCCTTTATTCATGCTTTCATGAAGGGCGTGGCCACCGAGCAGGCCAAGGAAGGCGTGCGCGCCAACTGCGTGTGCCCCGGCCCCGTGGACACCGCCTGGACGCACAAGGAAACCGGGCCGATGTCGGCCAAAATGGAAAAGCAAACCGTGGAGGGCACGCCCCTGGGCCGCCGCGGCACCCCCGAGGAAGTGGCCAACGTGTACCTGTTCCTGGCATCCGACGAGGCCAGCTTTGTTACCGGCGCGCTGTACTTCGTCGACGGCGGCGTAACCAACTCCAAAGGCCCGCACGGCGCCGAGGTGCCCAGCAAGCTTAAGCAGGAGCCCGCCGGCGAGCTGGACCTGCGCCACGACATGGACGGCCACGCCGAAATCCGGAAACAGGATCAGTGGAAACACCTGGGGTAG
- the rpsB gene encoding 30S ribosomal protein S2: protein MALPTYKDLLDAGAHFGHLTRKWDPKMAPYIFMEKNGIHIIDLNKTLASLDQASSAIRNIAKSGRKIMFVATKKQAQEIVSDEAKRLKMPYVTDRWLGGMLTNFATVRKSLKKMSTIDKMVKENTAYAAIAKRERLMLSREREKLERVLGGIADLSRLPAALFIVDVKREHIAVKEAQKLGIPVFAICDTNSNPELVDFPIPANDDASKSVQLIINTIGKAIEEGLSERKVDKEDADRKQAEEEGIQEKQNADE, encoded by the coding sequence ATGGCATTGCCTACCTATAAAGATCTGCTGGATGCTGGTGCCCACTTTGGTCACCTCACCCGCAAGTGGGACCCCAAAATGGCGCCGTACATCTTCATGGAGAAGAACGGCATCCACATCATCGACCTGAACAAGACGCTGGCTTCGCTGGACCAGGCCTCTTCGGCCATCCGCAACATCGCCAAGTCGGGCCGCAAAATCATGTTCGTAGCCACGAAGAAGCAGGCTCAGGAAATCGTTTCGGACGAAGCGAAGCGCCTGAAAATGCCTTACGTAACCGACCGTTGGTTGGGTGGCATGCTCACCAACTTCGCGACCGTTCGTAAGTCGCTGAAGAAGATGAGCACCATCGACAAGATGGTAAAAGAGAACACGGCTTACGCTGCTATTGCAAAGCGCGAGCGTCTGATGCTGTCGCGTGAGCGTGAGAAGCTGGAGCGCGTACTGGGCGGCATCGCCGACCTGAGCCGCCTGCCCGCTGCTCTATTCATCGTTGACGTGAAGCGCGAGCACATCGCCGTGAAAGAAGCTCAGAAACTGGGCATCCCGGTATTTGCTATCTGCGATACGAACTCGAACCCCGAGCTGGTAGACTTCCCGATCCCCGCTAACGACGACGCCTCGAAGTCGGTGCAGCTGATCATCAACACGATCGGCAAGGCTATCGAAGAAGGCCTGTCGGAGCGCAAGGTTGACAAGGAAGACGCCGACCGCAAGCAAGCCGAAGAAGAAGGCATCCAGGAAAAGCAGAACGCCGACGAATAG
- a CDS encoding DUF3089 domain-containing protein → MLLLVLAAGLGGCIKAIKPPGEYTRRAPAPPPDYSLPANWAALPTRLDSADAVPCNSGLRDGQATAPADVFFVHLTTLVQPKAWNGDLGDAQLNRFTDQFSIRKQASVFNAAGRIYAPRYRQAALYAFFDSTANGKQALALAYTDVKAAFEYYLKHYNQGRPIILAGHSQGTYHAQRLLREFFDQDPELRKRLVAAYLVGLKVVPGSYQVIRPCQDSLQTGCYVSWNAAESGIDYPPYAGATAVNPLTWTTDTARAPATLNRGSVPYGFDRVDAQVADAKVHNGILWVHPPKPQGYVRFYLPGRAELRHSFHVVDYGLYYLSVRRNAVARVQAWQRQQPHQEALRP, encoded by the coding sequence ATGCTGCTGTTGGTACTGGCCGCCGGCCTAGGTGGCTGCATCAAGGCCATCAAGCCGCCGGGCGAATACACCCGGCGTGCCCCGGCTCCCCCACCCGACTATAGCCTGCCAGCCAACTGGGCCGCTTTGCCCACCCGCCTCGATTCGGCCGATGCCGTGCCGTGCAACTCGGGACTACGCGATGGGCAAGCCACGGCGCCGGCGGATGTGTTCTTCGTGCACCTGACCACGCTGGTGCAGCCCAAAGCCTGGAACGGCGACCTAGGCGACGCCCAACTCAACCGCTTCACCGATCAGTTCAGCATTCGCAAGCAGGCCTCGGTGTTCAATGCCGCCGGGCGGATATATGCCCCGCGCTACCGCCAGGCCGCTCTGTACGCCTTCTTCGATAGCACTGCCAACGGCAAACAGGCCCTAGCCCTGGCCTACACCGATGTAAAGGCCGCTTTCGAGTATTACCTCAAGCATTACAACCAGGGCCGCCCCATTATTCTGGCCGGGCACAGCCAGGGCACCTACCACGCCCAGCGCCTGCTGCGCGAGTTTTTCGACCAAGACCCGGAGCTTCGCAAACGCCTTGTGGCCGCTTATTTGGTGGGTCTGAAGGTGGTGCCTGGTTCGTACCAGGTTATTCGCCCGTGCCAGGATTCGCTGCAAACCGGCTGTTACGTGAGCTGGAACGCTGCCGAATCGGGTATCGACTACCCGCCGTACGCTGGTGCAACGGCCGTTAACCCCCTAACCTGGACCACCGACACCGCCCGCGCCCCCGCCACCCTCAACCGCGGCAGCGTGCCCTACGGCTTTGATCGGGTGGACGCGCAAGTGGCCGATGCCAAGGTGCACAACGGCATTTTGTGGGTGCACCCGCCCAAGCCGCAAGGCTACGTGCGCTTTTACCTGCCCGGCCGCGCCGAGCTGCGCCATTCCTTCCACGTCGTCGATTATGGGCTGTACTACCTGAGCGTGCGGCGCAACGCCGTAGCGCGGGTGCAAGCCTGGCAGCGCCAGCAGCCACATCAGGAGGCGCTGCGGCCCTAG
- a CDS encoding DUF3108 domain-containing protein, whose product MKRRRWLLLSLPVLLSAGLTAFAPTEAPRTVRNESFGRGEVVQYKVHYGLINAAEATIEVSDDIHRVNDRPCYRATVTGRTNGSFDMFLKVRDTWRSYIDTASILPQRFYRNIEENSYRKRETIDFDHYRDLAAVESHKKNKNDVKRGNYKVPDNVQDLVSGFYFLRTIDFSNRRVGEQIKVQGFFDDEVFDMTVTYKGRQNVETKAGTIRTIRLTPKMPKNKLFRGDDAISVYFSDDRNKIPVLFEAEMFVGSVKIDMYKYSGLKHRLAMVAKN is encoded by the coding sequence ATGAAACGTCGCCGCTGGCTTTTGCTCTCCTTGCCCGTTCTGCTGAGCGCGGGGCTTACGGCTTTTGCGCCCACCGAGGCGCCGCGTACCGTGCGCAACGAAAGCTTCGGGCGCGGCGAGGTGGTGCAGTACAAAGTGCATTACGGCCTCATCAACGCAGCCGAGGCTACCATCGAGGTATCCGACGATATCCACCGCGTAAACGACCGGCCCTGCTACCGCGCCACCGTTACGGGCCGCACCAACGGCTCGTTTGATATGTTCCTGAAGGTGCGCGACACCTGGCGCTCCTACATCGATACGGCCAGCATATTGCCGCAGCGCTTTTACCGCAACATCGAGGAAAACAGCTACCGCAAGCGCGAAACCATCGATTTCGACCATTACCGCGACCTGGCCGCGGTGGAGTCGCACAAGAAGAACAAGAACGACGTGAAGCGCGGCAACTACAAAGTGCCCGACAACGTGCAGGACCTGGTAAGCGGCTTTTACTTTCTGCGCACCATCGACTTCAGCAACCGCCGCGTGGGCGAGCAGATAAAAGTGCAGGGCTTCTTCGACGATGAGGTATTTGACATGACGGTGACCTACAAAGGCCGCCAGAACGTGGAAACGAAGGCCGGTACCATTCGGACCATTCGGTTAACGCCCAAAATGCCCAAGAACAAGCTCTTCCGCGGCGACGATGCCATTTCGGTGTACTTCTCCGACGACCGCAACAAGATTCCGGTGCTCTTCGAGGCCGAAATGTTTGTGGGCTCGGTAAAGATTGATATGTACAAGTACAGCGGCCTGAAACACCGCCTGGCCATGGTTGCCAAAAACTAA
- the tsf gene encoding translation elongation factor Ts encodes MAITAQDVNKLRAMTGAGMMDCKKALTEANGDFEQAKDILRKQGQKIADKRSENATAEGLVLATVSEDGTNGKLVALACETEPVAKVADFKALAQLAIESAVKSNAASKEDLLAAKQEDGRSLQDHITDLMGKIGEKIDVVAYESLTAEKVASYIHSDNKKGVLVALKNTGGVDVAGVGRDVAMQIVAMKPVAVDKDGVDSATVEREIEIGKEQARAEGKPEAMLEKIAQGKLNKFYKENTLLNQEFVKDSSVTIAQLLDKTSKGMTVTDFKRVAIGA; translated from the coding sequence ATGGCAATTACCGCCCAAGACGTGAACAAGCTGCGCGCCATGACCGGCGCCGGCATGATGGACTGCAAAAAGGCTCTGACCGAAGCCAACGGTGACTTCGAGCAGGCAAAAGACATTCTGCGCAAGCAGGGCCAGAAAATTGCCGACAAGCGTTCGGAGAATGCAACGGCTGAAGGCCTGGTGCTGGCAACCGTTAGCGAAGATGGCACCAACGGCAAACTGGTAGCGCTGGCTTGCGAAACCGAGCCTGTTGCAAAAGTTGCTGACTTCAAAGCTCTGGCCCAGCTGGCCATCGAATCGGCTGTGAAGAGCAACGCTGCTTCGAAAGAAGACCTGCTGGCTGCTAAACAAGAGGACGGTCGTTCGCTGCAGGATCACATCACCGACCTGATGGGCAAAATCGGCGAGAAAATCGACGTAGTTGCTTACGAGTCGCTGACGGCTGAGAAAGTAGCTTCGTACATCCACAGCGACAACAAGAAGGGTGTACTGGTAGCCCTGAAGAACACCGGCGGCGTTGACGTAGCCGGCGTAGGCCGCGACGTGGCGATGCAAATCGTAGCCATGAAGCCCGTAGCCGTTGACAAAGACGGTGTTGACTCGGCTACCGTGGAGCGCGAAATCGAAATCGGTAAAGAGCAGGCTCGCGCCGAAGGCAAGCCGGAGGCTATGCTGGAGAAAATCGCTCAGGGCAAGCTGAACAAGTTCTACAAGGAGAACACCCTGCTGAACCAGGAGTTCGTGAAGGACAGCTCGGTAACCATCGCTCAGCTGCTCGACAAAACGTCGAAAGGCATGACGGTAACCGACTTCAAGCGTGTTGCTATCGGTGCTTAA
- a CDS encoding GNAT family N-acetyltransferase, which produces MSLLPTLTPASLRTERLLLRPYLLSDAPTFFALLDAERHRLQPAFPRRVTAVRTLADAEHTLRTFADNWRQRRLLVWGIWNSTATCYLGDISLQPDSPRIRSGEIGYYLAAAAEGFGYAREALRAVVDYAFEQLEARQLTLRCRPANVRSQATAEAIGFRRTADVDASIWHYTLSRARYLGHAAIGQL; this is translated from the coding sequence ATGAGTCTGTTGCCCACGCTTACGCCGGCATCGTTGCGCACGGAGCGGCTCTTGCTCCGCCCCTATTTGCTTTCCGACGCCCCGACGTTTTTTGCTTTGCTCGATGCCGAGCGTCACCGCTTGCAGCCCGCTTTTCCGCGCCGGGTTACGGCAGTTCGCACTTTGGCCGATGCCGAGCACACCCTACGCACCTTCGCCGACAACTGGCGCCAACGCCGCCTGCTGGTGTGGGGTATCTGGAACAGCACGGCCACTTGCTACCTAGGCGACATCAGCCTGCAGCCCGATTCGCCGCGCATCCGTTCGGGCGAAATTGGCTACTACCTGGCCGCCGCCGCCGAGGGCTTCGGCTACGCCCGCGAGGCCCTACGTGCCGTAGTCGACTACGCCTTTGAGCAACTTGAGGCGCGCCAGCTCACGCTACGCTGCCGCCCGGCCAACGTGCGCAGCCAGGCCACGGCCGAGGCCATCGGCTTCCGCCGCACCGCCGACGTTGATGCCAGCATCTGGCACTACACCCTTAGCCGCGCCCGCTACCTAGGGCACGCGGCTATTGGGCAGCTGTAA
- the rpsI gene encoding 30S ribosomal protein S9, with amino-acid sequence MEITNTSGRRKTSVARVYVQAGQGNITINDRDAKSYFSNELLEAIVNQPFTTLDAVGKYDVRVNVRGGGISAQAEAIRLAISKALVAENAEVRPALKKEGFLTRDPRMVERKKYGKRKARRSFQFSKR; translated from the coding sequence ATGGAAATCACCAACACTTCTGGTAGAAGAAAAACCTCGGTGGCTCGCGTGTATGTGCAAGCCGGGCAAGGGAATATCACTATCAACGACCGGGATGCGAAGTCTTACTTCAGCAACGAGCTGCTCGAGGCTATCGTTAACCAGCCCTTCACCACGCTTGATGCCGTGGGTAAGTACGACGTGCGCGTAAACGTGCGCGGCGGAGGTATCAGCGCCCAGGCCGAAGCAATTCGCCTGGCTATTTCGAAGGCTTTGGTTGCCGAAAACGCCGAAGTTCGTCCTGCCCTCAAGAAAGAAGGCTTCCTGACGCGCGACCCCCGCATGGTGGAGCGCAAGAAGTACGGCAAGCGCAAGGCGCGTCGTTCGTTCCAGTTCTCGAAACGTTAA
- a CDS encoding SHOCT domain-containing protein: MDNNDASPLDTLRQLKEWLDAGTITPQEFETLKRKLLFSENPPAAPSTPEATPALTPAVPVAPPVVPPSPAFNPTPSAPVPPPTANVPPPVERHVTPPPVDDPLLPPVITNEPAARVEPVVLKEDYFRREPVAVPPSAAVPPTDDTLDEPSDEPRRQPLATVLIIVGVVALLGIIGYLLLGNRESERLTSNSITAADTTSVQIEEGPQAEQLDLPPAAAPETIRVQPNIPVAAQTADSAATGTGAAPAGTAPADPAVSEATIRSRVQRALTALYNDMEAAPFNASQHFAPQVERFYTLQNTTPGAIEAELNRSHFPEFTESQISFDPSSLQISPVTDDGSVTVTYNERGRSLRKSRNQYQQTLAQVRARIDRTGKLTYFRQERLLENTFTDAAPASAPIEPTPPQE; the protein is encoded by the coding sequence ATGGATAACAACGACGCTTCTCCGCTCGATACCCTTCGCCAGCTCAAAGAGTGGCTCGATGCGGGCACCATTACCCCGCAGGAATTCGAGACGCTCAAACGCAAGCTGCTCTTCAGCGAAAACCCGCCGGCGGCACCTAGCACGCCCGAGGCAACCCCGGCACTAACGCCCGCCGTGCCCGTGGCTCCGCCGGTAGTGCCGCCAAGCCCAGCCTTCAATCCGACACCTTCCGCGCCGGTGCCGCCGCCCACGGCCAACGTACCGCCCCCGGTCGAGCGCCACGTTACGCCGCCACCGGTTGATGACCCGTTGCTCCCGCCGGTAATAACCAACGAACCCGCCGCCCGCGTGGAGCCCGTGGTGCTGAAGGAAGATTACTTCCGCCGCGAGCCAGTTGCCGTTCCGCCCAGCGCTGCCGTACCACCTACCGACGACACCCTGGACGAGCCTTCCGACGAACCCCGCCGCCAACCGCTTGCCACCGTGTTAATCATCGTTGGCGTGGTGGCTTTGCTCGGCATTATCGGCTACCTGCTGCTGGGCAACCGCGAGTCGGAGCGCCTTACCAGCAACTCCATCACGGCCGCCGATACCACCTCGGTACAAATAGAAGAAGGCCCGCAAGCCGAGCAGCTCGACTTGCCGCCGGCCGCCGCTCCCGAGACCATTCGGGTGCAGCCCAACATTCCGGTAGCCGCGCAAACGGCCGACTCGGCTGCTACGGGCACCGGCGCGGCCCCGGCTGGCACTGCTCCCGCCGACCCGGCCGTTTCCGAGGCCACCATCCGCAGCCGCGTGCAGCGGGCCCTTACGGCTTTGTACAACGACATGGAAGCGGCCCCTTTCAATGCCAGCCAGCATTTTGCGCCGCAGGTGGAGCGCTTCTACACCCTGCAGAACACCACGCCCGGAGCTATTGAAGCCGAGCTTAACCGCAGCCACTTTCCGGAGTTTACCGAAAGCCAAATCAGCTTCGATCCGTCGTCGCTCCAAATCAGCCCGGTAACCGACGACGGCTCTGTTACGGTAACCTACAACGAGCGTGGCCGCTCGCTGCGGAAATCGCGCAACCAGTACCAGCAAACGCTGGCGCAGGTGCGTGCCCGCATCGACCGCACCGGCAAGCTCACCTACTTCCGCCAGGAGCGCCTGCTCGAAAATACTTTTACCGATGCGGCACCCGCTTCTGCCCCCATCGAACCTACTCCGCCCCAGGAGTAA
- a CDS encoding response regulator transcription factor produces the protein MQQPAASAATTAYKILVVDDDPDIVELLEYNLRKEGYDVATAPDGRKALEVAQQFSPDIVLLDVMMPHLDGIAACRELRAMPKFKDTYILFLTARSEEFSEVAAFDAGADDYLSKPIKPRALMSRLAAVVRRDLEPTGAPASDVIDINGLRIDRTGFAVYQDGRKISLPKKEFELLAFLAASPHKVFGRDELLQNIWGNDVFVLARTVDVHVRKVREKVGEHHIQTIKGVGYKFNLDN, from the coding sequence GTGCAACAGCCCGCCGCCTCTGCTGCCACTACGGCCTACAAAATTCTGGTAGTGGACGACGACCCCGACATCGTGGAGTTGCTCGAGTACAACCTGCGCAAGGAGGGCTACGACGTAGCCACCGCCCCCGACGGCCGCAAGGCCCTGGAGGTGGCGCAGCAGTTTTCGCCCGATATCGTGCTGCTCGACGTGATGATGCCCCACCTCGACGGCATTGCCGCCTGCCGCGAGCTGCGCGCCATGCCCAAGTTTAAGGACACATACATTTTGTTTCTGACAGCCCGCTCCGAGGAGTTCTCGGAAGTGGCCGCCTTCGATGCCGGCGCCGACGACTACCTCAGCAAGCCCATTAAACCCAGGGCCCTGATGAGCCGCCTGGCCGCCGTGGTGCGCCGCGACCTGGAGCCTACCGGCGCCCCTGCCTCCGACGTAATCGACATCAACGGTTTGCGCATCGACCGCACGGGCTTTGCCGTGTACCAGGACGGCCGCAAAATCAGCCTGCCCAAAAAAGAGTTCGAGCTGCTGGCTTTCCTGGCCGCCTCGCCCCACAAAGTATTTGGCCGCGACGAGCTGCTGCAGAACATCTGGGGCAACGATGTATTTGTGCTGGCCCGCACCGTGGATGTGCACGTGCGCAAAGTGCGCGAAAAGGTGGGCGAACACCACATCCAGACCATCAAGGGGGTGGGCTACAAGTTCAACCTCGATAATTAA